The following are encoded together in the Lathyrus oleraceus cultivar Zhongwan6 chromosome 3, CAAS_Psat_ZW6_1.0, whole genome shotgun sequence genome:
- the LOC127127855 gene encoding pectinesterase: MATQETLLDKPRKSIPKTFWLILSLAAIISSSAIIVSHLNKPISFHLSSAPNLCEHAIDTKACLTHVSEVLQGQTLANTKDHKLSTLLSLLTKSTTHIQKAMDTVDAIKRRINRRREETALNDCEQLMELSIDRVWDSMLTLTKYSIDSQQDAHTWLSSVLTNHATCLDGLEGTSRVVMESDIQELISRAKTSLAVFLAVFPQKGHDQFVDETLNGEFPSWVTSKDRRLLESSVGDIKANVVVATDGSGKFKTVAEAVASAPDNGKTTYVIYVKRGTYKENIEIGAKKTNVMLVGDGMDATIITGNLNFIDGTTTFKSATVAAVGDSFIAQDIWFQNSAGAVKHQAVALRVGADKSVINRCRIDAFQDTLYAHSNRQFYRDSVITGTIDFIFGNAAVVFQKCKLVARKPMSNQNNMFTAQGREDPGQNTGTSIQQCDLTPSADLKPVVGSIKTFLGRPWKKFSRTVVLQSFLDSHIDPTGWAEWDAASKDFLQTLYYGEYMNNGPGAGTSKRVNWPGYHVITSAAEASKFTVAQLIQGNVWLKNTGVAFTEGL, encoded by the exons ATGGCTACCCAAGAAACATTGCTAGACAAGCCTAGAAAATCCATTCCCAAAACTTTCTGGTTAATCCTCTCTTTAGCTGCTATCATAAGCTCATCAGCCATTATTGTTTCTCATCTCAACAAACCTATATCCTTCCACCTCTCATCAGCTCCCAATCTGTGTGAGCATGCTATAGATACAAAAGCATGCTTAACTCATGTATCAGAAGTACTTCAAGGCCAAACCTTGGCTAACACAAAAGACCACAAATTGAGTACACTCTTGTCCTTATTAACTAAATCCACCACACACATTCAAAAAGCTATGGACACGGTCGACGCTATTAAGCGCCGAATTAACCGACGTAGAGAGGAGACAGCTTTGAATGACTGTGAGCAACTAATGGAGTTGTCCATAGACAGAGTTTGGGACTCAATGTTGACACTAACAAAATATAGCATTGACTCACAACAAGATGCACACACATGGCTAAGTAGTGTGCTCACTAACCATGCAACTTGTTTGGATGGATTAGAAGGTACATCTCGGGTCGTTATGGAAAGTGACATCCAAGAGTTGATATCTAGAGCTAAAACTTCTCTGGCTGTGTTTCTTGCTGTTTTTCCTCAAAAGGGTCATGACCAATTTGTTGATGAAACATTGAATGGGGAATTTCCATCGTGGGTTACAAGCAAGGATAGGAGGTTGTTGGAGTCCTCAGTTGGGGACATAAAGGCCAATGTTGTGGTGGCCACCGATGGGAGTGGGAAGTTCAAGACTGTGGCTGAGGCTGTGGCATCTGCACCAGACAACGGTAAGACAACATATGTTATTTATGTGAAAAGGGGAACATACAAAGAGAATATAGAAATTGGTGCCAAAAAAACAAATGTGATGCTCGTTGGTGATGGTATGGATGCAACAATAATCACAGGCAACTTGAATTTCATCGATGGAACAACCACCTTCAAAAGTGCTACTGTTG CTGCAGTTGGTGATTCGTTTATAGCACAAGACATTTGGTTCCAAAACTCGGCAGGCGCAGTGAAGCACCAAGCAGTGGCTCTCCGTGTCGGGGCAGACAAATCCGTCATCAACCGATGCCGCATTGACGCCTTTCAAGACACTCTTTACGCACATTCCAACAGGCAATTTTACCGTGACTCGGTCATTACAGGTACTATCGACTTCATCTTTGGAAACGCGGCTGTAGTGTTCCAGAAGTGCAAGTTAGTGGCCCGAAAGCCCATGAGCAACCAAAACAACATGTTCACAGCCCAAGGTCGAGAAGACCCGGGTCAGAACACAGGAACTTCAATTCAACAATGTGACCTAACACCAAGCGCAGACCTTAAGCCAGTTGTGGGATCAATCAAAACTTTCCTGGGCCGACCATGGAAGAAATTCTCTAGAACTGTTGTCCTGCAATCCTTTCTCGACAGCCACATTGACCCGACAGGATGGGCGGAATGGGACGCTGCGAGTAAGGACTTTTTGCAAACTCTGTACTATGGAGAGTACATGAACAATGGACCAGGTGCAGGTACGAGCAAGAGAGTGAATTGGCCTGGTTATCATGTCATCACAAGTGCAGCGGAAGCTAGCAAGTTTACAGTCGCACAACTAATTCAAGGTAATGTTTGGTTGAAGAACACAGGGGTGGCCTTTACTGAGGGCCTGTAG